In the Syntrophus aciditrophicus SB genome, GTATTACACCTCCAACGCGAACCACATCAGTTGCCCGGCAGGCTACAGCGACGGGCTCTGCAATGGCCTGTGCTGCATGAAACCGGCCGACAAGACGGACATCATCGATGACACGGTGGACAATCGCTGCCTTGCCTACGAGACCGATCCGCAGTGCCGGCTCAGGGACGAGCAGTCGGACGGGGTCCACACCTTCAATAACTACAATCCCACTACCCTGTCGCCCCTCTCGTCCTGCCGGACCTTTACGGGATACCTTCCCCACGACGTCTGCCGCGACTGGTGGCGCAAGGACAGGACCTACATCTGCAAGACCCCGGGCCGGTACGATTTCACGGACACCAAACGAAGGGTGGACGCCGTCTATTCTTCCAGTTCGGCGCATTCCGGCTCCCTTGTCTATACCGACCTCAGTAAGGACGCGGACGGATCGTGGAAAACGGAGAGCGTCACCTCGCCACTGGGGGCGGTTACCCAAGGATCTTCTTCCGATTCCTGCGACCAGGCCTGCAAGACCAAAAAACTCAAGTCCGACACCCAGGCCGGAAAAACGGGAAACAAGGCGCAGTACCAGAAGAGCGCGGCGGCCTACGACTTCTTTTACCGGCTCTGCCGGAACGGGGTCTGCCCGACGGGCGACGGCGAAGAGGTCGTCAACGCCTGCGGCTGCCTCAACGACTTTTCCGAGGCGGCGTCGGTGCTCTCGGTCCTCAACGCCGCGGGCAAGGACCTGATCTGTACGACGGGGGCGAGGTACTGATGAAGAAGCCCTTCGAAATCATTTTCCTTGTCCTCCTCCTCGCGGTGTTCTCCCCTTGCCTGGAAACGGTCTACGCGGACGGATCGCAGAAAATCTGCGCGAAGGACCTGAACGGGGACGGCAACGTCGATTTCACGAGCGAGGTTGCCAACTGCGTGACCGTCCAAGGCAGCGATTTTTGTCCTCTGGGAGCGGTCAATTGCGGGCTGGGCGTGATGGATCCCCTGTGTCCCACCAACGGGACGGGCTGCCCCGGGGGGACGTACAATCCCACGCTGAACAGGTGCGAAAGACCGCAGATCGTGACCGGCTACAAGTGCCCGACGACAGGGACGACTTACGGGGACCAGGCCTCGTGCCAGAACGCCTGCATCCAGACGGCCGTCTGCCAGACCGGGACGTATTCCGTCTCCGTCTCTCCGGACCAATCGAGCTCGTACTGGTTTTACAACGGTGCTTACCGGATGTTCTGCAGCGGAAACGGTCTTTACCTGTCGGCGAACCCGGGAGGAAGCAGCCGGAGCTGGACTCTTTCGGGCGCCTCCTGCTCCGGGGACGCGAACGGCGGTGAAAACGCTTTTATCACCTACCTCCAGGGAAGCGGCAACCAGCTTTACGTTTACGGCTGCGATGGGATGCAGGATCCGGAGTACGGCTCCTGGACGCCGGTCAATTGCGGCCGGCTTTTCGGCGTTCTCACGTTCGATCACGCAGTAGTGAGCGGATCAACGAGGGGCACGTCCTGCATACTCGACGACGCTTCGTATCTCTCTTTTCATGACCGGTGCGACTGGGCGACGTGGACGGGCATCGGGATATCGGGCGACTCCTATCAGAACTGTCCCCTCGGAAATTATCCCTGCAGCGGAGGGACCTGTTTGACCGGATCCGCCTGCACCGCCGTTAACGGCTGCCCGTCCGGCTACCAGCTTGTAAGCGGTATCTGCATCGCCCAGCCCCAAGGGGGCGTGGCCGTGACAGTCGACAGATCGACTCATCTGTGTGAAGCCCCCGTGACGAACAGCTGCACGGGAGACGGCTTTTCCTTCGACCCAACCGGCGACTCCTGCGTCAAGAATCCGGGTTGCGGCGAAGGCATGCTGGAAGGCGGCCTCGACCTCTGCATATTCAATATCGGGAGCGACCGGTGTCCGGCCGGCTTCGAATATAACGCGGCATTCTCAGCCTGTACCAGGGACGCGGCCTGCCCGGGCGGCGGAATCCTCAACCGGTTGCGGGACATTTGCGAGACGGCAAATGTCTCGTCCTGTCCGGAAGGGACGGCCATGGACCCGGGATCGGGTAACTGCCTCGCGGACCCTTCCTGCCAGGTCGGAAATTTCGACGCGGACCTCGGTGAATGCGTCCTTTCGGCGGCGTCCCTCGCCCAGGCGGGATACGTCTTCAATCCCGGCCTTGATCGGTTCGAACGGCCGCCGTCCTGCCCCGACGGGAGCTCGTACTCGGATGCGGCGGATCTCTGCACGACTCCCGCCGGTCACGCGTGTCCTTCCCCCGGCGTTTACAACGCTTCATCGGGAAAATGCGAGGGCACGGGCGTACCGGTATGCCCGGCCGCGGGCATGACCTACGACGACGCGGCCGGAGCCTGTTACGCCCCCGCCGCCTGTCCCGGCGCCGGAGCGACCCTGAACGACGTGACGGACCTGTGCGAGGCGGCTTTCACGCCCGCGTGCGCGGGAGGATATTCATGGAACCCGGCAAGGTTGCTATGCGAGATGGATCCTTTCTGTTCCCCTGGGATGTACAATCCCGCGAGAGACAGGTGCGAATCGGCCCCGTCCGGGACGTCCTGCCCGGCGTCTTATGCCTGGAACGGCTCGGCCGGTAAATGCCAGGCGTCGCCGTCCTGTTCCGCCGGCGCCTATAATCCCGTCACCGATCGGTGCGAACAGTCCGCGACGGCCAGCTACGCGTGTTCACTCGGAGGGAGTTATCCGAGCCTTCCCGCGTGTTCTTCCTCGTGCGCGCAATCGGCCGCCTGCAGCACCGTTACCCCGAACGTGACGCTGTCGGGACCGCAGGCCTGGTGTCAGCCCAGCCGCATCGTCTGTTCCGACGGCACTCTTACCTTCTATTGCAGCCAGGGCGGTTCCCTGTCTTACAACGTGACGGGCATGAACTGTTCATCGGACGTATCCCTTCCCAGCGGTTACTATATTTCCTACCTCGTGGGATCGGGACAGGGATTCACCATTTACGGATGTCAAAACGTGTACGATCCGGAATTCGGATACTACCCCAACGGGATTTGCGACTTCACCGGTTACGTAAGCACGCAGGGCGTCAACGTCACGGGTTCGACTTATCCCGGCACGCCGGGTTACTGGAACGCCCTGGACGCCCTGGGCGTAAACACCTTTCCCGGCTACCCGAACGCGCTTTGGGGGCATGATTCAACGATCTGGACGCCCTGGTACCCCCTTTATTTCAACGGCATCCCTTACCAAGTCTGCCCTCTGGGTAATTATGCCTGCAGCGGGGGGTACTGCTCAGCACCGGGAGCCTGTTCCGGCCCCACCTATTCCTGCCCGGTCGGCTGGACCCTTTCCGGCTCCACCTGCTACCAGGCCGCAGGTTGCCCGGCGGGCGGGAGCCTGAACGGTACCTCCGAGAAATGCGAGGCGGCCGGCACGCCGACTTGTTCAAACGGCACGTATGATCCTGCTAATGGGGTCTGCTACCAAGCCGTAACCTGTCCCAACGGCGGCAGCCTGAACGGTTCGGTCGATAAGTGCCAGCTCGCCCCCCCCAATTCCTGCCAAACCGGTTATACCCTGGATTCGGGAAGGGGCCTCTGCACTGCTCTTCCACAATGTGCGGCAGGGGCCTATCATTCCAGTCGCGACCGGTGCGAGCAGGCGTTCGCTACCGGCTGCGCCGCCGATTATACCTGGAACGGCGGCAGGGGCCTGTGCGAATCCAATCCCACGCACGACTGCCCCCTGTACGGGTTTTCTTACAACCCGGCGATCGATCTCTGCTCGAAAGAAGTTCTCTGCCCGGGCGGCGGATATCTCAGCGGCGAAGCCGATCGTTGCGTTGTCCAGATGTATTCGGGAACATGCCCCGCGGGGTTCGTCTACAACCCGTCGACTGATTCCTGCTTGCGCGATCCTTCCTGCTCGGCCGGCGTTTTGAATCCAACGACCCGGAAATGCGTTGCACCTCCGGCCGACGGCTGCGCGAGCGGGTACGCTTACAATTCCGGTACCGGAACGTGCCAAATACCCCCGGTGTGCGAGACTGGAACATACGACGGCGGGATCGACAAATGCGCGGTTCCCGGTTCAACCCTCTGTCCGACCCAGTACACGTTCAATTCCCTTGAATCGCGGTGTGAGCGTCTTCCCTCCTGCAGTGACGGGGCGATGTATTTGGCCTCCATGGACCTCTGCATGAAGGACCCGGTCCGGCAGTGTCCCACTTCCGATTACACGTACCAGGCTTCCTCCAGGCAGTGCGTCGCACCTCCTGTCTGTTACGTGGGGAACTTCGATCCTGTCACGAATACGTGCGCGGGATCGTCCACGGGCTGTCCCCTCGGATCGCAATATGCCTGCCTTCCGAACCCGGCGACCGGGATTCTGCAGTGCTCCGATAACGCCTGTTTCAACCCGTCCGCCATGCCCACCCAAACGACCGGCGCGGACACGTCCTCCTATCACAACGACGGCACGGTGGACCCTTCGACCGGCGATTGCCAAGGCGCCTTGTACATATTCAACGGGAAGGGAAAAGAATGCAGAACCGCCGGGATCAGCACGACCTTCTTCAACTGCTGCAATACCGATCCCGGAGGCTTTCTCTTCATCCAGAACACGTGCGGCTCCGGGGACGCGGAAACGGTGCAGGCGGTCGGCAAAGGGATGTGCCATTACATCGGGGATTATTGTCAGCAGAAATGGCCCCTCATCGGGTGTGTCCAGAGGGCGAACACTTACTGCTGTTTCAATTCCAAGCTCGGCAGGATCATCCATGAACAAGGGAGAGCGCAGCTCCAACAATTCGGCGCAAGCGGCGACTGGGGAGGCGCGGAGAACCCTAACTGCCGGGGCTTCACCCCGGAGGAATTCCAGATGCTCGATTTCTCCCGGATCGACCTCTCGGAGTACTTCGGAGACATCAAGGCGAAGGCGACATCGGAAGTGCAACAGGACATGCAGCGGCAGGTCTCGGATTTCTATGAAAAGGTTGAGCGGAAATGAGTTTATGCCCGCCGATCGATTCGCGGAATTACCCGCGCGAGACCTGCATTGTTTGCAAGAAAACTTTCGGGCCTGGAGAGGGGAGATACCTGCGGCCGGAAGGCCTGGTATGCGTGGAATGCCACGACCGAAATGGACGTATACCCAAAGCGCGCGTACGACCGCGAGGGAGAAAATGAAAAAGGTCTTCATCCTGGCAGTCCTGTCCTCCTTGCTCCTGGCCCAAGCGGCGGTTTGCGCCGATCTCGGCAATATTGGGGCGACTTATCCCGTCGTCGAGCGCGACGCACTCTCCGAAATCGAGGAGCGGGCAAAGGCGGTCGACTGGGGAAAGGCATTTGACCCGAAAAGGACGCGCGAAAGAATTCAAAACTA is a window encoding:
- the traN gene encoding conjugal transfer protein TraN, translating into MKKPFEIIFLVLLLAVFSPCLETVYADGSQKICAKDLNGDGNVDFTSEVANCVTVQGSDFCPLGAVNCGLGVMDPLCPTNGTGCPGGTYNPTLNRCERPQIVTGYKCPTTGTTYGDQASCQNACIQTAVCQTGTYSVSVSPDQSSSYWFYNGAYRMFCSGNGLYLSANPGGSSRSWTLSGASCSGDANGGENAFITYLQGSGNQLYVYGCDGMQDPEYGSWTPVNCGRLFGVLTFDHAVVSGSTRGTSCILDDASYLSFHDRCDWATWTGIGISGDSYQNCPLGNYPCSGGTCLTGSACTAVNGCPSGYQLVSGICIAQPQGGVAVTVDRSTHLCEAPVTNSCTGDGFSFDPTGDSCVKNPGCGEGMLEGGLDLCIFNIGSDRCPAGFEYNAAFSACTRDAACPGGGILNRLRDICETANVSSCPEGTAMDPGSGNCLADPSCQVGNFDADLGECVLSAASLAQAGYVFNPGLDRFERPPSCPDGSSYSDAADLCTTPAGHACPSPGVYNASSGKCEGTGVPVCPAAGMTYDDAAGACYAPAACPGAGATLNDVTDLCEAAFTPACAGGYSWNPARLLCEMDPFCSPGMYNPARDRCESAPSGTSCPASYAWNGSAGKCQASPSCSAGAYNPVTDRCEQSATASYACSLGGSYPSLPACSSSCAQSAACSTVTPNVTLSGPQAWCQPSRIVCSDGTLTFYCSQGGSLSYNVTGMNCSSDVSLPSGYYISYLVGSGQGFTIYGCQNVYDPEFGYYPNGICDFTGYVSTQGVNVTGSTYPGTPGYWNALDALGVNTFPGYPNALWGHDSTIWTPWYPLYFNGIPYQVCPLGNYACSGGYCSAPGACSGPTYSCPVGWTLSGSTCYQAAGCPAGGSLNGTSEKCEAAGTPTCSNGTYDPANGVCYQAVTCPNGGSLNGSVDKCQLAPPNSCQTGYTLDSGRGLCTALPQCAAGAYHSSRDRCEQAFATGCAADYTWNGGRGLCESNPTHDCPLYGFSYNPAIDLCSKEVLCPGGGYLSGEADRCVVQMYSGTCPAGFVYNPSTDSCLRDPSCSAGVLNPTTRKCVAPPADGCASGYAYNSGTGTCQIPPVCETGTYDGGIDKCAVPGSTLCPTQYTFNSLESRCERLPSCSDGAMYLASMDLCMKDPVRQCPTSDYTYQASSRQCVAPPVCYVGNFDPVTNTCAGSSTGCPLGSQYACLPNPATGILQCSDNACFNPSAMPTQTTGADTSSYHNDGTVDPSTGDCQGALYIFNGKGKECRTAGISTTFFNCCNTDPGGFLFIQNTCGSGDAETVQAVGKGMCHYIGDYCQQKWPLIGCVQRANTYCCFNSKLGRIIHEQGRAQLQQFGASGDWGGAENPNCRGFTPEEFQMLDFSRIDLSEYFGDIKAKATSEVQQDMQRQVSDFYEKVERK